A region of Lycium barbarum isolate Lr01 chromosome 3, ASM1917538v2, whole genome shotgun sequence DNA encodes the following proteins:
- the LOC132631066 gene encoding DNA polymerase II subunit B4-like — protein MTNDQIQDKSPSNDTITQHINLNKGISIKELEENHKARKILEVPGKEKGKVEEETYKENKNQNTENVEDSNKHGNTQDKRGDAQDHNNEKNTSLGQDQDSEGVYISRQVQPDSSSGGEKEEDEEEYNSSEDQDYEEKRSSEHIDDYARLNSENFNDDDQNNNQDIVNLASDKHDIV, from the exons ATGACAAATGATCAGATACAAGATAAATCACCTAGTAATGATACAATCACTCAACATATCAATTTGAACAAGGGCATCTCTATAAAGGAACTAGAGGAGAATCACAAAGCAAGGAAAATCCTTGAAGTTCCtgggaaagaaaaagggaaagtTGAGGAGGAAACTTAT AAAgagaacaaaaatcaaaatactgAGAATGTTGAAGATTCTAACAAACATGGAAATACTCAAGACAAGAGAGGAGATGCTCAAGACCATAACAATGAAAAGAA TACAAGTTTAGGACAAGATCAAGATAGTGAAGGGGTTTACATTAGTAGACAAGTCCAACCTGACTCATCTAGTggaggagaaaaagaagaggaTGAGGAGGAATATAACAGTTCTGAGGATCAAGACTATGAAGAGAAAAGGAGTTCTGAACATATTGATGATTATGCTAGACTTAACAGTGAAAACTTCAATGATGACGACCAAAACAACAACCAGGACATAGTAAACTTAGCTAGCGATAAGCATGATATTGTTTAG